A single region of the Micropterus dolomieu isolate WLL.071019.BEF.003 ecotype Adirondacks linkage group LG18, ASM2129224v1, whole genome shotgun sequence genome encodes:
- the LOC123987216 gene encoding ATP-dependent RNA helicase DDX19B isoform X2, translating to MATDSWAQAVDEQEAAAESIGNLQIREKPEENGTTADATDSSSAAASTEVQGEQDKTTEDDDKDDKAAQSLLNKLIRNNLVNNTNQVEVLQRDPNSPLYSVKSFEELRLKPQLLQGVYGMGFNRPSKIQETALPMMLAEPPQNLIAQSQSGTGKTAAFVLAMLSHVDPNNKYPQCLCVSPTYELALQTGKVIEQMGKHYPEVRLVYAIRGNKLQRGMKLQEQIVIGTPGTMLDWCSKFKFIDPKKIKVFVLDEADVMIATQGHQDQSIRIQRMLPKNCQMLLFSATFEETVWNFAQRIVPDPNIIKLKREEETLDTIKQYYVLCNSREEKFQALCNIYGAITIAQAMIFCHTRKTAGWLAGELSREGHQVALLSGEMQVEQRAAVIDRFRDGKEKVLVTTNVCARGIDVEQVSVVINFDLPVDKDGNPDNETYLHRIGRTGRFGKRGLAINMVDSRMSMNILNRIQEHFSKKIEKLDTDDLDEIEKIAS from the exons ATGGCTACGGACTCCTGGGCCCAAGCGGTGGACGAGCAAGAAGCCGCGGCGGAATCG ATCGGTAACCTTCAAATAAGAGAGAAACCAGAGGAAAATG GCACGACTGCAGACGCGACAGACTCCAGCAGTGCAGCTGCAAGTACGGAAGTCCAGGGAGAACAGGACAAGACCACAGAAGACGACGACAAAG ACGACAAAGCGGCGCAGTCATTATTGAACAAGCTGATCCGGAATAATCTCGTCAATAACACGAATCAAGTGGAAGTTCTTCAGAGGGATCCCAACTCCCCGCTCTACTCAGTCAAGTCCTTTGAGGAGTTGCGACT AAAACCACAATTGCTTCAGGGCGTGTACGGCATGGGTTTTAATCGGCCATCCAAAATCCAGGAGACTGCCTTACCTATGATGCTGGCCGAACC TCCACAGAATCTGATTGCCCAGTCACAGTCAGGAACAGGGAAAACAGCTGCCTTTGTCCTGGCCATGCTCAGTCATGTAGATCCCAACAACAAATATCCCCAG tgcctgtgtgtgtcacCCACCTATGAACTGGCACTGCAGACGGGAAAGGTAATCGAGCAGATGGGCAAACACTATCCTGAAGTCAGACTAGTCTACGCCATCAGAGGGAATAAAT TGCAGCGGGGCATGAAGCTGCAGGAACAGATAGTTATTGGCACACCTGGTACCATGCTGGACTGGTGCAGTAAATTCAAGTTCATAGACCCCAAGAAGATCAAGGTGTTTGTGCTGGACGAGGCCGACGTCATGATCGCCACACAGGGTCACCAGGACCAGAGCATCCGCATCCAGAG GATGCTGCCTAAAAACTGCCAGATGTTGCTGTTCTCGGCCACCTTTGAGGAGACTGTGTGGAACTTCGCCCAGCGCATTGTGCCTGACCCCAACATCATCAAGttgaagagagaggaggagacgcTGGATACCATCAAGCAGTACTATGTGTTGTGCAACAGCAGGGAGGAGAAGTTCCAAGCCCTCTGTAACATCTACGGAGCCATCACCATCGCCCAGGCTATGatcttctgccat ACGAGGAAGACTGCAGGCTGGCTGGCAGGAGAGCTGTCCAGAGAGGGCCACCAGGTGGCGCTGCTCAGTGGGGAGATGCAGGTGGAGCAGAGGGCCGCTGTCATCGACCGCTTCAGAGACGGCAAGGAGAAGGTCCTGGTCACCACAAATGTTTGTGCTCGAG GCATCGATGTTGAGCAGGTTTCTGTGGTGATCAACTTTGACCTGCCAGTAGACAAGGATGGTAACCCGGACAACGAGACATACCTGCACAGGATTGGCCGCACGGGTCGATTCGGCAAAAGGGGACTGGCCATCAACATGGTGGACAGCAGGATGAGCATGAACATCCTCAACAGGATTCAGGAGCATTTCA GTAAGAAAATTGAAAAACTAGACACAGATGATCTGGATGAAATTGAGAAAATCGCCAGCTAA
- the LOC123987216 gene encoding ATP-dependent RNA helicase DDX19B isoform X1 — translation MATDSWAQAVDEQEAAAESIGNLQIREKPEENVLNVAGTTADATDSSSAAASTEVQGEQDKTTEDDDKDDKAAQSLLNKLIRNNLVNNTNQVEVLQRDPNSPLYSVKSFEELRLKPQLLQGVYGMGFNRPSKIQETALPMMLAEPPQNLIAQSQSGTGKTAAFVLAMLSHVDPNNKYPQCLCVSPTYELALQTGKVIEQMGKHYPEVRLVYAIRGNKLQRGMKLQEQIVIGTPGTMLDWCSKFKFIDPKKIKVFVLDEADVMIATQGHQDQSIRIQRMLPKNCQMLLFSATFEETVWNFAQRIVPDPNIIKLKREEETLDTIKQYYVLCNSREEKFQALCNIYGAITIAQAMIFCHTRKTAGWLAGELSREGHQVALLSGEMQVEQRAAVIDRFRDGKEKVLVTTNVCARGIDVEQVSVVINFDLPVDKDGNPDNETYLHRIGRTGRFGKRGLAINMVDSRMSMNILNRIQEHFSKKIEKLDTDDLDEIEKIAS, via the exons ATGGCTACGGACTCCTGGGCCCAAGCGGTGGACGAGCAAGAAGCCGCGGCGGAATCG ATCGGTAACCTTCAAATAAGAGAGAAACCAGAGGAAAATG ttttaaatgttgcaGGCACGACTGCAGACGCGACAGACTCCAGCAGTGCAGCTGCAAGTACGGAAGTCCAGGGAGAACAGGACAAGACCACAGAAGACGACGACAAAG ACGACAAAGCGGCGCAGTCATTATTGAACAAGCTGATCCGGAATAATCTCGTCAATAACACGAATCAAGTGGAAGTTCTTCAGAGGGATCCCAACTCCCCGCTCTACTCAGTCAAGTCCTTTGAGGAGTTGCGACT AAAACCACAATTGCTTCAGGGCGTGTACGGCATGGGTTTTAATCGGCCATCCAAAATCCAGGAGACTGCCTTACCTATGATGCTGGCCGAACC TCCACAGAATCTGATTGCCCAGTCACAGTCAGGAACAGGGAAAACAGCTGCCTTTGTCCTGGCCATGCTCAGTCATGTAGATCCCAACAACAAATATCCCCAG tgcctgtgtgtgtcacCCACCTATGAACTGGCACTGCAGACGGGAAAGGTAATCGAGCAGATGGGCAAACACTATCCTGAAGTCAGACTAGTCTACGCCATCAGAGGGAATAAAT TGCAGCGGGGCATGAAGCTGCAGGAACAGATAGTTATTGGCACACCTGGTACCATGCTGGACTGGTGCAGTAAATTCAAGTTCATAGACCCCAAGAAGATCAAGGTGTTTGTGCTGGACGAGGCCGACGTCATGATCGCCACACAGGGTCACCAGGACCAGAGCATCCGCATCCAGAG GATGCTGCCTAAAAACTGCCAGATGTTGCTGTTCTCGGCCACCTTTGAGGAGACTGTGTGGAACTTCGCCCAGCGCATTGTGCCTGACCCCAACATCATCAAGttgaagagagaggaggagacgcTGGATACCATCAAGCAGTACTATGTGTTGTGCAACAGCAGGGAGGAGAAGTTCCAAGCCCTCTGTAACATCTACGGAGCCATCACCATCGCCCAGGCTATGatcttctgccat ACGAGGAAGACTGCAGGCTGGCTGGCAGGAGAGCTGTCCAGAGAGGGCCACCAGGTGGCGCTGCTCAGTGGGGAGATGCAGGTGGAGCAGAGGGCCGCTGTCATCGACCGCTTCAGAGACGGCAAGGAGAAGGTCCTGGTCACCACAAATGTTTGTGCTCGAG GCATCGATGTTGAGCAGGTTTCTGTGGTGATCAACTTTGACCTGCCAGTAGACAAGGATGGTAACCCGGACAACGAGACATACCTGCACAGGATTGGCCGCACGGGTCGATTCGGCAAAAGGGGACTGGCCATCAACATGGTGGACAGCAGGATGAGCATGAACATCCTCAACAGGATTCAGGAGCATTTCA GTAAGAAAATTGAAAAACTAGACACAGATGATCTGGATGAAATTGAGAAAATCGCCAGCTAA